A region from the Ptychodera flava strain L36383 chromosome 12, AS_Pfla_20210202, whole genome shotgun sequence genome encodes:
- the LOC139145575 gene encoding BLOC-3 complex member HPS4-like, which produces MADDEDSTDHQLFFVFDTSAMQREEDDLKDAIVYLHPPGLLTNPALYEQQCNICGQLIGMIRCVQDITKSPPKSFKLKRMKFAVEYDGVYTVALAGKLSEPDTVLANRMKRLISIFTFYHGSIEKVLQAEGNDRKSFLAQMARIWECYIPYVHHYGNLMAAVFNPLARVKFPKGHPSLFLKTSHMLQYCQSHHGVMAGCLIYKDSVLYSQLSTDLLCKLLLLRPNQSNHPSNAVNTDFHVPVGVRILSVYLTNQEYRKLNQRRVPKHRKPVYAMMTPTIRRSPEVSLLDSARRYQGDSPNVSFHLSGSSPDISAMSDFESDLSSKYVRWSSESSESLPRKDPDLVKVAVESAPKRDEPTTKEVVSEIVNQDSRKPDRRVQQNDFSVEKLTHLIKTISGNCLEDLAKQDMSTKKSDVEQEPVDEIKEEQERSDGTDENKVMKKSELHSSRKSPNGLKLPYREYEIIEENEGLPFAKYESLNSLDDVFDDSKNEISEHVNSQSKELTLTQVTPVANGGGDRFTVNKIESLSANANLHTVNADGDAGSVSLSNEYHSPRTQDIEQENLSANRTGDGETVLPDRNPTKFERVFKQDETSSLSEPEVTEGHNTGDFSPGNVERQQTVESDPGSNHPLVSEIGEDSDSFRHSGFDSFHDSLQTIDDIDEENDNILKDVSLYVQGHSNIVLLLLLEKKSSKDERIIHSLWKSVLQQLGEVEISIQHALGKDTSLNPSTNYNYLVYDDDEKSLTGNLLQPVVPTEHALCDVARLMHHEFEQSELLTDMTVRSFSTVVYGRHTLSRETYFQPKGVIGPNLGAPSCKDGAILLESSANSRLASDNDVILL; this is translated from the exons ATGGCGGATGACGAAGACAG CACGGACCATCAGCTCTTCTTTGTGTTTGACACGTCTGCAATGCAGCGTGAGGAAGATGACTTGAAAGACGCCATTGTTTACCTCCATCCACCAGGG ttgcTGACAAATCCGGCGCTGTATGAACAGCAATGTAATATCTGCGGTCAGCTGATTGGAATGATTCGATGCGTACAGGACATAACCAAGTCGCCGCCCAAGAGTTTTAAACTGAAACGCATGAAATTTGCCGTGGAGTATGATGGCGTGTACACCGTG GCGCTGGCGGGGAAACTAAGCGAACCGGATACAGTGTTGGCCAACAGAATGAAACGGCTGATTtccatatttacattttatcatgggTCCATTGAAAAAGTTTTGCAG GCTGAAGGCAATGACAGGAAATCATTCCTTGCCCAGATGGCAAGAATTTGGGAATGTTATATTCCGTATGTTCATCACTACGGTAACTTAATGGCAGCTGTGTTCAATCCATTGGCAAGAGTCAAGTTTCCCAAG GGACATCCgtctttgtttttgaaaacgtctcatatgttgcaatattgtcAGAGTCATCACGGTGTTATGGCTGGCTGTCTTATTTACAAAGATAG TGTCTTGTACAGCCAGCTGTCAACGGATCTACTATGCAAGCTATTACTGCTCAGACCAAACCAAAGCAAT CACCCATCCAATGCAGTCAATACAG ATTTCCACGTGCCAGTTGGTGTTCGAATACTTTCAGTATATTTAACAAATCAGGAATATAGGAAGTTAAATCAAAGAAGAGTACCCAAACATAGGAAGCCAGTCTACGCCATGATGACACCGACGATTAGGAGGTCACCTGAGGTCTCACTGCTTGACTCTGCCAGGAGATACCAGGGTGATTCACCCAATGTGTCGTTTCATCTGTCAGGGAGCAGTCCGGACATTTCGGCTATGTCGGACTTTGAATCAGACTTATCATCCAAGTACGTCAGGTGGTCGTCTGAGAGCAGTGAAAGTTTGCCCAGGAAAGACCCTGACCTTGTCAAAGTTGCTGTGGAGAGCGCCCCCAAGAGGGATGAACCAACGACCAAGGAGGTTGTCTCGGAAATTGTAAATCAGGACTCGAGGAAGCCGGACAGGCGTGTGCAGCAGAATGATTTCAGTGTTGAGAAGTTAACTCACTTGATCAAAACTATATCAGGAAACTGTCTGGAGGACCTTGCAAAACAAGATATGTCAACGAAGAAGAGCGATGTTGAACAAGAACCAGTGGATGAGATCAAAGAGGAGCAAGAACGTAGTGATGGAACTGATGAGAATAAAGTGATGAAGAAGTCTGAGTTGCACTCATCAAGGAAGAGTCCCAACGGGTTAAAGTTACCATACAGGGAGTATGAGATCATCGAGGAAAACGAAGGATTGCCTTTTGCTAAATATGAATCACTGAATTCACTTGATGATGTTTTCGACGACtctaaaaatgaaattagtGAACATGTCAATAGTCAAAGTAAAGAGTTGACTTTGACACAAGTTACGCCTGTTGCCAATGGTGGGGGTGATCGTTtcacagtgaacaaaattgAGTCACTAAGTGCCAATGCAAATCTACACACTGTCAATGCTGATGGAGACGCTGGCAGTGTGTCATTATCAAATGAATATCATAGTCCTCGCACACAGGACATTGAACAGGAAAATCTGTCAGCCAATAGGACAGGAGACGGTGAGACAGTTCTGCCAGACAGGAATCctacaaagtttgaaagagtCTTTAAACAAGATGAAACATCAAGTCTCAGTGAACCGGAAGTTACCGAGGGACACAACACTGGAGACTTCAGTCCGGGAAATGTAGAGAGACAACAAACTGTCGAATCTGATCCAGGAAGTAATCACCCTCTGGTGTCAGAAATTGGAGAGGACAGTGATTCTTTTCGCCATTCTGGATTTGATAGTTTTCATGACAGTTTGCAAACTATAGATGACATAGATGAGGAG AATGATAATATCTTGAAGGATGTAAGTCTCTACGTGCAAGGACATTCTAACATAGTTTTGTTGTTACTACTGGAGAAGAAATCTTCCAAGGATGAGAGAATAATTCACTCCTTG tggAAATCTGTTCTACAACAGCTTGGTGAGGTAGAAATCAGTATACAACATGCCTTGGGTAAAGACACTAGTTTG AACCCTTCAACAAATTACAACTATCTAGTTTACGATGATGATGAGAAATCGTTGACTG GCAATCTGCTCCAACCAGTGGTGCCTACAGAGCATGCTCTGTGTGATGTTGCCAGACTGATGCATCATGAATTTGAACAATCCGAGTTGTTGACTGATATGACTGTGAG GAGCTTCTCTACTGTGGTGTACGGCAGACACACCTTGTCCCGTGAGACGTACTTCCAGCCCAAGGGAGTAATCGGACCAAATCTTGGCGCTCCGTCATGCAAAGATGGAGCCATTTTGCTGGAGTCAAGTGCCAATAGTAGACTTGCCTCAGACAACGATGTAATCCTATTGTAA